From Nocardioides faecalis:
CGGAGAGGCCGAGCAGGTCGAAGACGTCGTCACCCGGCGCACCGGCGTCGCTCGGCAGGACGATGATGCCCTCGCCGTCGCCGCTGAGCCCGAGCTCGGCTGCCGAGCAGATCATGCCCGCCGAGACGTGGCCGTAGGTCTTGCGTGCGGAGATGGCGAAGCCACCGGGCAGCACTCCCCCGGGCAACACGACGACGACGAGGTCGCCGGGGCCGAAGTTGTGCGCGCCGCACACGATGCCCTGCGGCTCGCCGGTGCCGTTGGCGTCACCGACGTCGACGGTGCACCAGTTGATGACCTTGCCGTTCTTCTGCGGCTCGGGCTCCTTGGTGAGCACCCGGCCGATGACCAGCGGGCCCTCGATGCCGGCGCCGGCGCTGTGGATGCCCTCGAGCTTGAGGCCGAGCGCGGTGAGCCGGTCGGTGAGCGCCGCGGTGCTCACACCGGCAGGCAGGTCGACGTGCTCCTTGATCCAGGAGACAGGGGCTCTCACGTTCTACAGCTCGCTTCCGAATGCGGTGGTGAAACGGATGTCGCCCTCGAAGAGGGTGCGCAGGTCCTCGAGACCGTGCCGGAACATCAGGGTGCGGTCGATGCCCATCCCGAAGGCGAACCCGGAGAACCGCTCCGAGTCGACGCCGCACGCCTGCAGCACCCGCGGGTTGACGATGCCGCAACCGCCCCACTCGATCCAGCCCTCGCCGCGGCAGGTGCGGCAGGAGGAGTCGGTGCGCTCGGGGTCGGTGCCCGCGCCCCGGCACACGAAGCAGACCAGGTCGACCTCGGCGGACGGCTCGGTGAAGGGGAAGTACGACGGCCGGAAGCGGGTCGTGATGCCCTCACCGAACATCTGGGTCGCGAAGTGGTCCAGGGTGCCCTTGAGGTGCGCCATGGAGATGCCCTCGTCGATCGCGAGGCCCTCGACCTGGTGGAACATCGGCGAGTGCGTGGCGTCGTACTCGTCGGTGCGGAAGACGCGGCCGGGGCACACCACGTACAGCGGGTTCTCGGCGCTGACGCCGCGGGCGAGCATGCTGCGGGCCTGGACCGGGCTGGTGTGGGTGCGCAGCACGACGTGGTTCTCGGCCGGCGCGGTCCAGAAGGTGTCCTGCATGGTGCGCGCCGGGTGGTCCGGACCGAGGTTGAGCGCGTCGAAGTTGAGCCACTCGGCCTCGATGACCGGCCCCTCGGCGACCTCCCAGCCCATCGCGACGAAGATGTCGGCGATGAGCTCGGCGCCGGTGGTCAGCGGGTGCCGGGCTCCGGTGGGCTCGCGGTCGGTGGGCAGCGTGACGTCGACGGCCTCGGTGACGAGGATCCGCGCCTCGTGCTCGACCTCGAGCACCGCCTGCCGCTCGGCCAGGGCCTTGTTCACCGCCCCACGGGCCTGGCCGACGCGCTGACCGGCCTCCTTGCGGGCCTGCGGCGGCAGCGCGCCGATCTCCCGGTTGGCCAGGGCGAGCGGAGAGCGGTCGCCGGCGTGCTCGGTGCGCACCGCCTTGAGCCGCTCCAGGTCGGTGGCGGCGGCGATCGCGGACAGCGCCGCGTCGCGGGCGGTCTCCACCTCGGCAGGGCTCACGGCGGCGACCTCCACGGGGTCGTAGTCGGTGTTGGGGCCAGACATATCGGCAGCAGTCTAGGAACCCGGAGGACCCGTCGGCGAACCGGTGCCGCCGCGGCGGGTCTCCCCGGTCGGGTCCGGGTCGGCGGCTACTCCCCGGCCTCGGCCGCGACGGGCCAGGTGGTCACCACCTGCGCACCGCCACCGGGCCTCTCACCGATCACCACCGTGCCGCCGTGGGCGCGGACCAGGCCGTGGACGATGTAGAGCCCGAGCCCCGATCCCCCACCCCGGGCGGCGGTCCAGAACTTGGTGAAGACCCGCTTGCGCAGCTCGGCGGGGATGCCGTCGCCCTCGTCGGTGACGCTCACGGCGAGCCAGCCGGCGTCCTCGGCCAGATGGTCGACGTGCACCCGCACGGTGCCGGCGCCGTGGCGCACGGCGTTCTCGATCACGTTGGTGAGCACCTGCATCACCTTGTCGGGGTCGGCGTCGACCGGAGGGAGGTCGTCGGCGACGCTGACCTCGATCGGGGTGGAGGTCGCCACCGAGATCGACTGCTGCGCCTGGACGGCCTTGCGAACCAGGTCGACCG
This genomic window contains:
- the pheS gene encoding phenylalanine--tRNA ligase subunit alpha, with the translated sequence MSGPNTDYDPVEVAAVSPAEVETARDAALSAIAAATDLERLKAVRTEHAGDRSPLALANREIGALPPQARKEAGQRVGQARGAVNKALAERQAVLEVEHEARILVTEAVDVTLPTDREPTGARHPLTTGAELIADIFVAMGWEVAEGPVIEAEWLNFDALNLGPDHPARTMQDTFWTAPAENHVVLRTHTSPVQARSMLARGVSAENPLYVVCPGRVFRTDEYDATHSPMFHQVEGLAIDEGISMAHLKGTLDHFATQMFGEGITTRFRPSYFPFTEPSAEVDLVCFVCRGAGTDPERTDSSCRTCRGEGWIEWGGCGIVNPRVLQACGVDSERFSGFAFGMGIDRTLMFRHGLEDLRTLFEGDIRFTTAFGSEL